A window of Xiphophorus hellerii strain 12219 chromosome 7, Xiphophorus_hellerii-4.1, whole genome shotgun sequence contains these coding sequences:
- the ikzf2 gene encoding zinc finger protein Helios isoform X3 encodes MEMETSEDYSTSNGQCSSGKEDSRMVVDMSPPNVPAHPQGPNSPNEVAIKQEEDLVEDGDNSSTAPEEMGHPGDEGATPEESTTSSPHNGQDGSGPNAPSDAGIRQQNGDRPFQCNQCGVSFTQKGNLLRHIKLHTGEKPFKCPFCSYACRRRDALTGHLRTHAVGKPHKCNFCGRSYKQRTSLEEHKERCHSYLSLDPGANTGPYTGEVPKGGMAEAGSMPAFDRPPVIERLPTNVGKRKSTTPQKFVGEKLRYSYPDIGYHEMRLKYENHPELIPPHMMDQAINNAMTYLGSDSLRPMLHHPGPSVSMAEVVPIVNPLYHHVLPFSQQPERPGNCETLPPHPPQSQEFPSHPTSNGPTSLTRQNKQPQASQEESASNSGVDSADSARSSPQERQGYLNSSAAAVLRSRASPVVGSGERVIDASPRSGTGVGTGMMRLATERPMGHEGVRVFARDGHELRAFQCEHCRLLFLDHVMYTIHMGCHGYRDPLECNICGHRSKDRYEFSSHIVRGEHTFH; translated from the exons aAGTGGCTATAAAGCAAGAGGAAGATCTGGTGGAAGATGGTGACAACAGCAGCACAGCACCTGAAGAAATGGGTCACCCAGGAGATGAAGGAGCAACACCGGAGGAATCTACGACTAGCAGCCCACACAATGGACAAGATGGGTCGGGACCAAATGCACCATCAGATGCAGGGATTCGACAGCAAAATG GTGACAGGCCTTTCCAGTGCAACCAGTGCGGTGTATCGTTCACCCAGAAGGGGAACCTGTTGCGACACATTAAGCTGCACACAGGTGAAAAACCCTTCAAGTGCCCCTTCTGCAGCTATGCTTGCCGACGCCGTGATGCCCTCACTGGCCATCTTCGTACTCATGCTG TTGGCAAACCACACAAGTGCAACTTCTGTGGACGGAGTTACAAACAACGGACATCTCTGGAGGAGCACAAAGAGCGTTGTCACAGTTACCTCAGCTTGGATCCTGGTGCCAACACAGGCCCTTACACAG GTGAAGTTCCAAAAGGGGGCATGGCTGAGGCCGGCAGTATGCCAGCCTTCGATCGGCCACCTGTCATTGAAAGACTGCCCACTAACGTTGGCAAGAGGAAGAGCACTACACCTCAAAAATTTGTGG gaGAAAAGCTTCGCTACAGCTACCCTGATATCGGCTATCATGAGATGCGCTTGAAATATGAAAATCATCCTGAATTGATACCACCCCACATGATGGACCAGGCTATCAACAATGCCATGACATACTTGGGATCAGATAGCCTCCGTCCTATGCTCCACCATCCAGGTCCATCTGTATCTATGGCTGAGGTTGTTCCCATTGTCAATCCCCTGTATCACCATGTTCTACCATTTAGCCAGCAACCAGAGCGTCCAGGAAACTGCGAAACACTTCCACCACATCCACCCCAATCCCAAGAATTTCCGAGCCACCCCACTTCGAATGGCCCTACGTCCTTAACTCGGCAGAACAAGCAACCTCAGGCATCACAGGAGGAATCAGCAAGCAACAGCGGCGTTGATTCGGCTGACTCGGCTCGAAGCAGCCCTCAGGAAAGGCAGGGGTACCTGAACTCCAGCGCAGCTGCAGTCCTCAGGTCACGAGCCAGTCCAGTTGTGGGCTCTGGTGAGCGAGTTATTGATGCGTCACCCAGGAGTGGGACAGGAGTGGGAACAGGGATGATGCGTTTGGCAACAGAGCGGCCAATGGGCCATGAAGGGGTGCGGGTGTTCGCTCGAGACGGCCACGAGCTGCGAGCCTTTCAGTGTGAACACTGTCGACTGCTCTTTCTGGACCACGTCATGTACACCATCCACATGGGTTGCCACGGTTACAGAGATCCCCTGGAGTGCAACATCTGTGGTCACCGAAGCAAAGATCGCTATGAGTTCTCTTCGCACATAGTTCGAGGGGAGCACACTTTCCATTAA